A window of the Corythoichthys intestinalis isolate RoL2023-P3 chromosome 6, ASM3026506v1, whole genome shotgun sequence genome harbors these coding sequences:
- the LOC130917640 gene encoding protein FAM181B isoform X2, with translation MAAIMNPQFMNFCFPGSAMDGGLPGESEKEEDYKETTRELLSFMDSASSNIKLALDKPVKSKRKVNHRKYLQKQIKRCTGIINLTDSAGKGPGSPTSSGKTVPKRDGVQASLQNRSLAALFSPAKEVRGEKARKPPLRHRNLPPSFFTEPANSAKVNPAMGLCLRDLERANPEAADFFDLLGPEYVGGAAEQELYQSAPSQDHAAAASYDTHHLTGGLPYPDSWTNCSPTLSRKHPIPCQPPLYCHPEASAPVNYDFSGDYNRTHYSSL, from the exons ATGGCCGCCATCATGAACCCACAGTTCATGAATTTCTGCTTCCCGGGCTCAGCGATGGACGGGGGTCTCCCGGGCGAATCGGAAAAGGAGGAGGATTACAAGGAGACAACCAGGGAGCTGCTAAGCTTCATGGACTCAGCCTCCAGCAACATCAAGCTGGCCCTGGACAAGCCAGTCAAGTCCAAGAGGAAAGTCAACCACCGCAAGTATCTTCAGAAGCAGATCAAGAGGTGCACTGGGATAATCAATTTGACAGACTCTGCAGGGAAGGGGCCCGGATCCCCAACCTCGTCTGGCAAAACTGTCCCCAAGCGGGACGGTGTCCAGGCTAGCCTGCAGAACCGCAGCCTTGCCGCCCTCTTCAGCCCAGCCAAGGAAGTTCGTGGCGAGAAAGCCAGGAAGCCGCCTCTGCGGCATCGCAACCTGCCGCCATCGTTTTTCACCGAGCCGGCCAACAGTGCCAAAGTCAATCCCGCTATGGGACTCTGTCTGCGCGATCTGGAGCGAGCAAACCCAGAAGCGGCTGACTTCTTTGACCTGCTGGGACCTGAATATGTCGGCGGGGCGGCCGAGCAGGAACTCTACCAAAGCGCGCCCAGCCAGGACCACGCTGCCGCCGCCTCCTATGATACTCACCACCTCACCGGAGGCCTTCCGTACCCAGACTCGTGGACTAACTGCTCACCAACTCTGTCCAGGAAACACCCTATTCCTTGCCAACCGCCGCTCTACTGCCACCCGGAGGCCAGCGCTCCT GTCAACTACGACTTTAGTGGAGACTACAACAGGACTCATTATTCATCTCTATGA
- the LOC130917640 gene encoding protein FAM181B isoform X1, translating into MAAIMNPQFMNFCFPGSAMDGGLPGESEKEEDYKETTRELLSFMDSASSNIKLALDKPVKSKRKVNHRKYLQKQIKRCTGIINLTDSAGKGPGSPTSSGKTVPKRDGVQASLQNRSLAALFSPAKEVRGEKARKPPLRHRNLPPSFFTEPANSAKVNPAMGLCLRDLERANPEAADFFDLLGPEYVGGAAEQELYQSAPSQDHAAAASYDTHHLTGGLPYPDSWTNCSPTLSRKHPIPCQPPLYCHPEASAPVGMEDNALCSLAFSNFFTDCSVPQVNYDFSGDYNRTHYSSL; encoded by the coding sequence ATGGCCGCCATCATGAACCCACAGTTCATGAATTTCTGCTTCCCGGGCTCAGCGATGGACGGGGGTCTCCCGGGCGAATCGGAAAAGGAGGAGGATTACAAGGAGACAACCAGGGAGCTGCTAAGCTTCATGGACTCAGCCTCCAGCAACATCAAGCTGGCCCTGGACAAGCCAGTCAAGTCCAAGAGGAAAGTCAACCACCGCAAGTATCTTCAGAAGCAGATCAAGAGGTGCACTGGGATAATCAATTTGACAGACTCTGCAGGGAAGGGGCCCGGATCCCCAACCTCGTCTGGCAAAACTGTCCCCAAGCGGGACGGTGTCCAGGCTAGCCTGCAGAACCGCAGCCTTGCCGCCCTCTTCAGCCCAGCCAAGGAAGTTCGTGGCGAGAAAGCCAGGAAGCCGCCTCTGCGGCATCGCAACCTGCCGCCATCGTTTTTCACCGAGCCGGCCAACAGTGCCAAAGTCAATCCCGCTATGGGACTCTGTCTGCGCGATCTGGAGCGAGCAAACCCAGAAGCGGCTGACTTCTTTGACCTGCTGGGACCTGAATATGTCGGCGGGGCGGCCGAGCAGGAACTCTACCAAAGCGCGCCCAGCCAGGACCACGCTGCCGCCGCCTCCTATGATACTCACCACCTCACCGGAGGCCTTCCGTACCCAGACTCGTGGACTAACTGCTCACCAACTCTGTCCAGGAAACACCCTATTCCTTGCCAACCGCCGCTCTACTGCCACCCGGAGGCCAGCGCTCCTGTAGGCATGGAGGATAACGCACTTTGCTCGTTGGCTTTCTCCAACTTTTTCACAGACTGCTCTGTTCCTCAGGTCAACTACGACTTTAGTGGAGACTACAACAGGACTCATTATTCATCTCTATGA